The Dyadobacter sandarakinus DNA window CTTTTGGTAGAAAAAAGCATGTACCTGCTCCACGTAGTCCAGTAAATAAAGCTCCCATCACTCGATCCGGCAGAAAAATTTTCTATCTTTCCCGCACTTACCGTTTACCCGCATTTAAAAAAAACTGCATTGCTTCCCGACGCAACCGACCGTAAGATCCTTGAACTTCTGCAGCAGGATTCCCAGCTGACCATCAAGGAAATTGCCAGCCGCATCAACCTTTCCGTCACGCCGGTACATGAGCGTATCCGTAAGCTGCAAAAGGAGGGGATTATTGATAAATATGTATGTATCCTCAACAGGAGGAAGGTAGGGAAAGCTTTGATTGTTTATTGTAATGTTACGCTGGACAAACAGCGTAGGGAAAGCTTTGAAGATTTCAATAAGGCCATCATCCAGATGAGCGAAGTACTGGAATGTTCCGTAGTTTCGGGCAACTTTGATTATATGCTGAAAGTGATCGTAGCAGATGCGGAGGCATTCAACCAGTTTTACCAGCATAAACTTTCTGCGCTGAATAGTGTTTTACACATCAGCAGTTATTTTGTAATTTCCGAAATCAAGTACACCACGGCCATAGCAGTCTGAAAACGCGCAGGGGTTCACCGGCAGTTTTCATTATCCGGGCACGTTGCTGCGGCCAAAATGCCACTCTGAATGAATAAAAATGTAAAAGACGGGCTCAACCTGATGTCCAAAGTGACTTTCAAGCGGGCCTGGAATGCCGTGCAGATCCTGGGGAGCTACTTTTATTCCCGGTTTACAGGTCAGCCGGTGCATTGGGGGATGCCGATCGCAATCTCTTTTGAGCCTACTACTTCCTGCAATTTAAGATGTCCCGAATGTCCGAGCGGCCTGCGCTCATTTACCCGGCCCACAGGCATGATGGAGGAAAAGCTGTATAAAAAGACCATCGATGAGCTGGCAGATACACTGCTGTACCTGATTTTTTACTTC harbors:
- a CDS encoding Lrp/AsnC family transcriptional regulator is translated as MLPDATDRKILELLQQDSQLTIKEIASRINLSVTPVHERIRKLQKEGIIDKYVCILNRRKVGKALIVYCNVTLDKQRRESFEDFNKAIIQMSEVLECSVVSGNFDYMLKVIVADAEAFNQFYQHKLSALNSVLHISSYFVISEIKYTTAIAV